From the Palaemon carinicauda isolate YSFRI2023 chromosome 42, ASM3689809v2, whole genome shotgun sequence genome, one window contains:
- the LOC137633338 gene encoding uncharacterized protein isoform X1, with protein sequence MCSYCRPLLSCFAIVLLGFMPTVFTFMLLRFFPSVISSESISVVVLIDFACACWAFTAGDRKRQSLWPRRPTSPVEQAMESAAEEDKPPEYEEVIEKAPPYECVLMEDAYRTRLTNNDRKKMTITIVNECMEGAASHEIDPDLPTYEEAAAHFMIPED encoded by the exons ATGTGTTCATATTGCCGACCACTACTAAGTTGTTTTGCCATAGTGCTACTGGGGTTCATGCCTACAGTCTTCACGTTCATGCTACTCCGTTTCTTTCCGTCGGTTATTTCCTCCGAAAGCATATCTGTCGTAGTGCTCATCGACTTCGCCTGCGCTTGTTGGGCTTTCACTGCTGGTGACAGGAAGAGACAGTCGCTTTGGCCGCGAAGACCGACGTCGCCTGTTGAGCAG GCAATGGAATCAGCAGCTGAGGAAGACAAACCTCCAGAATACGAGGAGGTCATTGAGAAAGCTCCTCCTTACGAATGCGTTCTCATGGAAGATGCATACAGGACCAGATTAACGAACAACGACCGCAAAAAGATGACTATAACAATTGTGAATGAATGCATGGAGGGCGCTGCTTCTCACGAGATAGACCCAGATTTACCTACTTATGAAGAAGCTGCTGCACATTTCATGATACCGGAGGATTGA